The Cryptomeria japonica chromosome 6, Sugi_1.0, whole genome shotgun sequence genomic interval ACATAATTTCTTGTACACACACCTCCATAAAATCATTTGCATACAGATATTATGACTAATATTTGTATAAAGGATGAAAAATAATAAGTAGTGTGATGATAATGTTTGAAATAATAACAGATGCCTCATTAGTTCTTGATATTTAACTAATAAAATAAGAACATTCTTCCCAAGTTTTGCTCTAGACTTTGTATGTATGACATCATCATTGTATGTCTATTATGTGCTAACCTTCAGCTTCTTAACACTTCTATTGATCTAGACTTCCTTAGTTAGAATAGAGAATTAAATGGCTAGTGTTTGTCCACCTCATCCCATTAGCTCTTTAGTATACATATCTCCATCTAGTTAAAATAATTCATCTTAGCTAGTCTATCCATCTTTTGCTTATTTGTACTAAGAGATAGTGACTTCCATTAGAGATATGAATTTGTGGTTAGTTAGTTATTATTCCAAAGTTTCTATTATTTCAAATTTTATATTAGTAATAATTTTCCTATAGAAATCCAAGATCTACAGGCCAATGAATAGTACAAAATCAAGAGATaacaaaatagacaagaacaaactatattctcattagGATTGAAATGCCCAACTAAGTACAATTTacatgagcttgcttataaagcaAGGCTTTAGGGAAAAAGGAGCACAAAGTCATGACGTGACCCAATGAGATACAAGGATAGGTACGGGTAGGTAGGACAAAcaatagataattccactaaaggtagataacaagataacaccaccaaaggtggaaattctcctacaaccatattccTTAGATATGTAATTCCCTAAGTGcttcatatgcaaactactatgaaatgcattatcgtAAGTCaacctaagtaaagtgtaattacatgagacataaattaGATCAACAATTACAAATTTTATATTATTTCTCACTAACATATATGTATATTGTATTTCTATCTCCAACaaagtaatttatgttgtaatttctTGTGGATTTCATTAATTAATAATGCTTCCCTCATCCTAACAAATGGTAGCATAAGTAACTTATGTTTTCCTTTACTCATGCTAGTTAATACTATATTACAATATGAAAAAAGATATTTCAACATGTGCTAATCACATAGAATAAATAATTTAAACCCACTAAAGCTTCAATATGAACTAATGGTGCcaaaaataatattgaaataatTTTCTTTGTCTAAGACCACTTTGTGCATTGGACAAGTCATTGTTTTCATCACAAATAAATGACCTAAGAAAACTCTAAATAGGTCTCCCTTGATTAAGTTTGCATGTAATTGATCCCTTTTCATCTTTCATCTCCTTGTTGGTTGTTGGATGTTATCAATACGATAGAAAGTTCTTTATTTAGTAGTGTTCTAGTCATTGTATTATCCTATAATGTTGTAATATTTTACCAAACTACTAGGTGTTTTATGACCATTCAATATCTAATTCAAATGTCTTATCCTACATAAATTTGTTGCATTGCTCTTCAAGCTCTTTCATCCCTCGATTCCCCTTTTGTTCACCGTTTAGGAAATCTTCATGTGGATTTGAAATTACTCCCTTTCCCCCTTGTCCACAACCATATTGATTTCTCAATTTTCTTATACTACTCCTAGTTTCACCATTTCACTTTTTTATGTGATGCCATTGTACATTTGAACTACCCTTTCTTTCCCACAAAGCTATAATTTCCCTTCTCCTCCCCTTTTTGAAAATTTCTAAAGTAGGTCTATTCTCTTCCCCTATTAAACTAAAATCATAAAAAACTCCATAGTCCATATTAATTATTATCCAAAATATCCCTTAACCTATCACTTCACAATCTTCCTCCATTTAGTCCAACATGTgtttctttatttttaatttccATCGTAATGTGGAATTTAAGAGGAATTTTAGAAGTCATCCAAACATATACTTCTATTGTCATGACTTTTTTTTTGCAACTTGAAGGCTAGAAATCATACTCATAGATTATCAATATAAGAAAGTACAAAGTTTAAATTTCAAAATAAAGTACAAGAATATAAGTCCAGTCTAGTGGAATGAAGTAGAAACAATTGAAATTGAGTTACTCTAGAATTGAAGTGATGGAATGAAGATGACATATTCATGATTTAAGATTAGAGTAAGCTAATATTAAAAGGAAGGTAAAGTGAATACCAAATCTATATATATTTACAATATCCAtacaaaccaaaaacaaattagAAAGAATAAAATACAAGATATAAACATTATCATgtaaatatataatatttcaaatttattaaaTAACTAATGATATAAATATATCATACACAAACTAATGAATTATAAGTACACTAATAGCATAGGGGATTGAAAGTGTTATTACATAGAATCTATTTTTTCTAAAAGACAAGGATatgaacaaatataaaataaaaatattatatgataatattacaataataatttagtaaatatttatttcttttgtataaatttaataaaaagaataataatatgataataattTAGTCACAAAAGATTTTTTACTTTcgtaaaaatttaataaaaaatataataatataatcatttataaataattattattttagattaatcatagtataatattaaaatcattttattttaattacaatataattatataGTAATTTTTAAGTGGAATAGTTAAAGAAAATGATACATAtccacatcatttacatggtaATTATATAGTAATTTTTCAAAATATAGATATGAATTGTGTTCTTTAAATAGACTGACTCGTATTGACTATAAATTTAATAATATCACTATATGATTCTATGCATGGTTCATGATCACTAtataataatatttgttataaGGAGAGTCCTATAACGCAACAGTCTCTACTTACCCAACCCATGATTGGCCGCCCTTTCCAACCCTTGAAGCGCAGTTTTCCCTAAATACCCTTTGGTAGAAATGAATGGTGAACCTGAGTAATCAGGAATGTTAAACGAAATTGCGAGGGGAATCTATTATATGTATATCTAAATGCCAAGAAATGGAAAgtataacacacaaatttatacatttcaAAGCAAAAGTTTCTTCCCTATTTGTACAAGAAAAGAGGGCGGCGGCGATCATGGGCACGCCAACAGATGAGGAAAAGAGAATGTTGAATGCGATTGGTCAGTTTCTGCTGGGGGAAGAATACATGACGACTGCCCCTGCGGAGGAACAACAATCTTCTGAAGAAAGCGGGACAGACTTTGCTTCGGAGGGAACTGGAAATAAAAAGAAAGGAGGAGAGAAACATTACAGGGGAGTGAGGTTCCTTAAGGCTCGCGGTAAATATGTTGCAGAAATTCGAAACCCAGAGAAGAAAGGTTCCAGACTTTGGCTTGGTAGCTATGACAAAGCCGAAGCAGCCGCCGTGGCATATGACCGTAAGGCTTTCGAAATCCGCAGTTCAAGGGCTACCCTGAATTTCCCTTTAAACGTTGAGTCTGGACAGTATGTGGATCCATTTTCTCAATCCTCTTCTTCGCACATTCTATCTAACATACCGAAGAAGAGGAAGACACAAGGGAAAGATGAAGGTCAATCATCCAAAGAATTAGGTTCAGATTAATCCATAATTGTAGCGCATCTCCTCCTCTCACAATGCTTAACAGCTACAGTCGAAATACTAGTTTAGAAATTGTTTCAAGAATTAACAACTACTTACTTAAACATCAATGTAATCCTCTTCTCTGTGATGGTCTCCTTAGTTCTTTGGAGCGCTTTTAAAAGGAAGCTAGATGAGGGGCCTAGATGAGGGACACCTAGGAATTTAAGATTTTTTATGTTAAATATACTTGCCCTTAATGAACTTCAAATAATGATGCTATCTAATGTAAAAATTCACAAGATATTCTTAGGAATGCAGAGCAAATTCTGCGCGTCCAAGATATTCTCCGTTCTCTCGTAATTTTGGAGATCCTTCTGCATTCTCTTATTGTTATCCATGAATGCATTTATTACCTCTCTTTTTCTGTTTATTTCGCTAGAGCAGTTCCAACCTGTACCCTGTTTTCATGAAGCAAACGATAGACCTTTTGCATTTCCCCTGTTCTCAGGCTCTGTTCTAGGCTTTCAACATTGACGTCAACTTCATCCGTCGGAATGGTGTTCCCTGCCACTAAACTGTTGGAATAGATAAATTAATCCACACAATCGGCTTCAGCCGCCCCACGCCGTTCACGCTGCTCTCTTCCACCAATTCATTATAAATGTCTATGCTACAATATAACTAGCAAGTATGGTGTAGTTGCctataaattcaaatttaatgtcaTAAAACAGATTTCTCAGCGCTCTAAATTTGGTCTGTTTTGTAGCTCCTTTCCGTTTTTAGCAATTTCTCTGTTCTTTTCTGGTACCCACCTTTTTTATGATTCCACTGTCATCTGAACATTATTTTTCTCATCCTTGAGAATTTGAACAGCGGCTATGCCTGGAGTCGCCTCTCCAAATTTTATCATGGATTCTTGTATTCCTTGTATCCAATCTTCTAGCCTGGCTACTGACATATAAATAGGCGACATAATATAAAGGCAATTCATAACAATGTTCTATACTGTTTCTGTATTAGATTGAACAAAAAAATCTTAGAGCATAATTCATGACATAATTTAATTCTGTTCCTATAGATTTTACCATTTTTTCTTCCAGGTCTCTCACCTTTTCTGAATGTATTTGCACTTGTGCGTTAATCAATTTTTACCTTCATAACCCTAACCCGTCCACCACAGCTTGCTTCTTGTTTCTTTCTACTAGTGCCGTCAAATGAGC includes:
- the LOC131069936 gene encoding ethylene-responsive transcription factor 1A-like codes for the protein MGTPTDEEKRMLNAIGQFLLGEEYMTTAPAEEQQSSEESGTDFASEGTGNKKKGGEKHYRGVRFLKARGKYVAEIRNPEKKGSRLWLGSYDKAEAAAVAYDRKAFEIRSSRATLNFPLNVESGQYVDPFSQSSSSHILSNIPKKRKTQGKDEGQSSKELGSD